From a region of the Leishmania donovani BPK282A1 complete genome, chromosome 24 genome:
- a CDS encoding protein kinase, putative, which yields MVTTIGNGGGVVATCGQCGTAFQKLSARFCSRCGARRDIPAAAAVTAAAAARKPKPKEAVVSMPPLASAGKESVSRPPADGAKGTLRPFDLEKLGEKRSSGGDSVAPPPLTEVSASALEFRDPSEATSITTPKRRASLATAAGGVLSSAVDASLTLSDQQRRREQRASSNYVKDGSLTGPPLASMADRDQLEHVLTSSSQEDAAMGGAAGNGVDRSHVPIPPPEQRPPSTFPLSVALVRRDGGRAAVTDGADFKGASVKTAPTAWPAEAQASTSNGGDTEEAIASLRPSAEEEAQYTAWVTLSPDDLTPEMLQTSNASELRQWRKGSLIGRGTYGSVYLGLLPDGSFHAVKCVELGNRKAAADHLGALELVSLSREVNMMHRLRHRNLCTFKGVYFDSESACVCMFMEYIGGGSLSALVKKFKPLPSSVVRSWTQQLLSGLHYLHSQHIIHRDIKGDNVLVDTTADPATKSQIKLVDFGAARRLTDAVSQSSTVIGTPYWMAPEVVDASGDGSGYSYKADVWSVGCTVAEMLTGRPPWPCKTSAPAAIMMIASATGMPTEIPEEEATPGCLDFMRQCFIRDPEKRPTVQQLLQHPWIQVKME from the coding sequence ATGGTGACGACCatcggcaacggcggtggAGTTGTGGCCACGTGTGGGCAGTGCGGCACGGCGTTTCAAAAGTTGAGCGCGCGTTTTTGCagccgatgcggcgcgcggcgTGATAttccagctgcggcggccgtgacggccgccgccgcggcgagaAAGCCGAAGCCCAAAGAGGCGGTTGTGTCGATGCCACCCTTGGCCTCTGCCGGCAAGGAGTCCGTCTCGCGGCCACCGGCTGATGGCGCGAAGGGCACGCTGCGGCCGTTTGATCTAGAGAAGCTCGGCGAGAAGCGAAGTAGCGGCGGCGATAGTGTGGCCCCACCGCCCTTGACAGAGGTGTCGGCGTCTGCGCTAGAGTTTCGCGACCCAAGCGAGGCCACCTCCATCACCACACCCAAGCGGCGAGCTAGCCTTGCAACGGCAGCTGGAGGTGTGCTTTCCTCTGCCGTTGATGCTTCTCTGACCCTTTCTgatcagcagcggcggcgcgagcaACGCGCGTCTTCCAATTACGTCAAGGACGGCTCACTCACCGGGCCACCTCTGGCATCGATGGCTGACCGGGACCAGCTTGAGCATGTGCTCACTTCGTCTTCACAGGAGGACGCGGCGAtgggaggcgctgcgggcaACGGCGTTGACCGAAGTCACGTCCCCATTCCGCCCCCCGAGCAGCGCCCGCCGTCCACCTTTCCACTATCTGTAGCGCTAGTACGCAGGGACGGGGGCAGAGCAGCAGTGACGGATGGCGCAGACTTCAAGGGCGCCTCGGTGAAAACAGCTCCCACTGCCTGGCCGGCGGAAGCGCAGGCGTCCACGAGCAACGGTGGCGACACCGAAGAGGCTATCGCGTCTCTGCGGCCatcggcggaggaggaggcgcagtaCACTGCCTGGGTGACGCTCTCGCCTGACGACCTCACCCCGGAGATGTTGCAGACTAGCAATGCCAGCGAGCTGCGACAGTGGCGCAAGGGCAGCCTCATCGGCCGCGGCACCTACGGGTCTGTCTATCTAGGGCTCCTTCCTGACGGCAGCTTCCACGCCGTCAAGTGCGTGGAGCTGGGCAACAGGAAGGCTGCAGCAGATCACCTCGGCGCCCTCGAGCTTGTCTCACTCTCGCGCGAGGTCAACATGATGCATCGCTTGCGACACCGAAACCTCTGCACGTTCAAAGGCGTCTACTTTGACTCGGAGAGCGCCTGCGTCTGCATGTTCATGGAGtacatcggcggcggctccctctccgctctcgTCAAGAAGTTCAAGCCGCTGCCATCCTcggtggtgcgcagctggacgcagcagctgctctcAGGGTTACACTACTTACATAGCCAGCACATCATTCACCGCGACATCAAGGGCGACAATGTGCTGGTCGACACCACAGCCGATCCAGCCACCAAGTCGCAGATCAAACTTGTCGACTTtggggcggcgcggcggctgacaGATGCCGTGTcgcagagcagcaccgtGATCGGCACACCGTACTGGATGGCGCCCGAGGTGGTGGACGCGTCCGGAGACGGGAGCGGGTATAGCTATAAGGCGGACGTGTGGTCGGTGGGGTGCACTGTGGCGGAGATGCTGACggggcggccgccgtggccgtgCAAGACGAGTGCACCAGCCGCTATCATGATGATTGCGTCTGCCACCGGGATGCCGACGGAAATTccggaagaggaggcgacgcCAGGATGCCTAGACTTCATGCGCCAGTGCTTCATCCGTGACCCGGAGAAGCGGccgacggtgcagcagctgctgcagcacccgtGGATACAAGTAAAGATGGAgtag